The Vibrio mangrovi genome includes a region encoding these proteins:
- a CDS encoding DUF6890 family protein has product MKRIETNGLEQALTLRRHYFPDGEDEPQDLARALWLDQHEKERMEIAVMSAVARLFNHR; this is encoded by the coding sequence GTGAAGCGCATTGAAACCAATGGGTTGGAACAAGCGCTCACCCTGCGGCGACATTACTTTCCTGATGGAGAGGATGAACCGCAAGATTTAGCAAGGGCGCTCTGGCTCGATCAACACGAGAAGGAGCGCATGGAAATCGCGGTTATGAGTGCAGTTGCGAGGTTATTTAATCACCGATGA
- a CDS encoding putative phage tail assembly chaperone, which translates to MSKAAFTIKPVVVSIGETDFTFKPTVNDANNYTNHVSMDSKVEPARTYLERTVDVAQKDELVELMNTVPGLVMEVFGLVHESSKGGISITLKN; encoded by the coding sequence ATGTCTAAAGCTGCTTTTACAATCAAACCTGTTGTTGTCTCGATTGGTGAAACCGACTTCACTTTTAAACCAACAGTCAATGATGCCAACAACTACACCAACCATGTGTCGATGGACAGCAAAGTTGAACCGGCACGTACTTATCTTGAGCGGACGGTTGATGTAGCACAGAAGGACGAACTGGTCGAGCTGATGAATACAGTTCCCGGCTTGGTGATGGAAGTCTTTGGTCTGGTTCATGAATCTTCCAAAGGCGGGATTTCAATTACCCTAAAAAACTAA